The Paenibacillus sp. RUD330 genome has a segment encoding these proteins:
- the rlmD gene encoding 23S rRNA (uracil(1939)-C(5))-methyltransferase RlmD, giving the protein MKPALPVGKNDTVTLDIIGLTHEGEGVGRVDGFTLFVQGALPGEKVTAKVLKTKKTYGYAKQLELLQASPDRVEAPCPIYKQCGGCQLQHMSYEGQLAWKRQHVIDSLERIGKLTVTGSSRAVEGRETAESGAAAVSEEHGSRAGVVVHSTIGMDEPWRYRNKAQVPIGMAMADLDGGAAGSLIGGFYARGSHRIVDMDSCLIQHENNDSAVRQVKAIGNRVGISAYDEATGRGILRHVVVRTGFVTGEMMVVLVTNGPRIPRLEDWIQGIREALPAVTSIVQNINKRQTNVIFGDETRTLWGSDVIYDELDGIRFAISARSFYQVNPAQTLRLYQSAVDYAGLTGSENVIDAYCGIGTISLFLARRAGHVYGVEIVPEAIEDAKRNASLNGIENASFEAGAAEVVIPRWRSEGIKPDVIVVDPPRKGCDEQLLDTILEMKPERVVYVSCNPATLARDLQVLEAGGYRTVEVQPVDMFPHTVHVESVALLVQKDVNISKSHLRA; this is encoded by the coding sequence ATGAAACCAGCTTTGCCAGTCGGCAAAAACGATACGGTCACGCTCGACATCATCGGGCTGACGCATGAAGGCGAAGGGGTAGGCCGAGTCGACGGCTTTACTCTATTCGTCCAGGGAGCGCTGCCGGGCGAGAAAGTCACCGCCAAGGTGCTCAAGACCAAGAAGACCTATGGATATGCCAAGCAGCTGGAGCTGCTCCAGGCAAGCCCGGACCGGGTCGAGGCTCCGTGCCCGATCTACAAGCAGTGCGGCGGCTGCCAGCTGCAGCATATGAGCTACGAAGGACAGCTGGCCTGGAAAAGGCAGCATGTCATCGACAGCCTGGAGCGCATCGGCAAGCTGACCGTGACCGGCAGCTCGCGGGCGGTTGAAGGCCGCGAGACCGCTGAGTCCGGCGCTGCTGCGGTCTCCGAAGAGCATGGCTCGCGCGCAGGCGTGGTCGTCCATTCGACGATCGGGATGGACGAGCCATGGCGCTACCGCAACAAGGCGCAGGTCCCCATCGGCATGGCGATGGCGGACCTGGACGGAGGCGCGGCCGGCAGCCTGATCGGCGGCTTCTACGCCCGCGGCTCGCACCGCATCGTCGACATGGACTCGTGCTTGATTCAGCACGAGAACAATGACTCTGCGGTGCGGCAGGTCAAAGCCATCGGCAACCGCGTCGGCATCTCCGCGTACGACGAAGCCACAGGGCGCGGTATCCTCCGCCATGTCGTCGTCCGGACTGGATTCGTCACCGGCGAGATGATGGTCGTCCTCGTCACGAACGGACCGCGCATTCCGCGCCTTGAGGACTGGATCCAGGGTATTCGCGAAGCACTGCCCGCAGTGACGAGCATCGTGCAGAACATCAACAAGCGGCAGACCAACGTCATCTTCGGCGACGAGACGCGCACCCTCTGGGGCAGCGATGTCATTTACGACGAGCTCGACGGAATCCGCTTCGCCATCTCTGCACGTTCGTTCTACCAGGTCAATCCGGCGCAGACGCTCCGGCTCTACCAGTCCGCCGTCGATTATGCCGGCTTGACCGGCAGCGAGAATGTCATCGACGCCTATTGCGGCATCGGGACGATCTCGCTGTTCCTGGCCCGCCGCGCGGGACATGTGTATGGGGTTGAGATTGTTCCGGAAGCGATCGAGGATGCCAAGCGGAACGCTTCATTGAATGGAATTGAAAATGCATCGTTTGAAGCGGGAGCTGCCGAGGTCGTCATTCCACGCTGGCGCTCGGAAGGCATCAAGCCGGACGTCATCGTCGTCGATCCGCCTCGTAAAGGCTGCGACGAGCAGCTGCTGGATACGATTCTGGAGATGAAGCCGGAGCGGGTTGTATATGTGTCGTGTAACCCAGCGACCTTGGCGAGGGATCTGCAGGTGTTGGAGGCCGGAGGGTATAGGACGGTTGAGGTACAACCGGTGGATATGTTCCCGCATACGGTGCATGTGGAGTCGGTGGCGCTGTTAGTACAAAAGGATGTGAATATCTCAAAAAGTCATCTCAGAGCCTAA
- a CDS encoding diacylglycerol kinase — protein sequence MSKTYKRARLIYNPTSGREEMKKRLGDILTMLERGGIETSTHATAGEGDASIAAADAADRGFDMIIAAGGDGTLYEVINGLGEKENRPPLGILPVGTTNDFARALGIPRNLEYACELITRQYTRPIDVGRAGKKYFINIAGGGSMTELTYEVPSKLKTLIGQLAYYMKGLEKMTRLRATEVSIQAEGIPDIHEEIMLFLICNSNSVGGFEKLAPDARLDDGLFEVVVLKKCNLAEFIRIVTLALRGEHFNDPHLIHFKTPRMQITTPDYVQLNLDGEYGGTLPCMFTMLPSHLNIFVDQDGKASY from the coding sequence ATGAGCAAGACGTACAAGAGAGCCCGTCTGATCTACAATCCGACTTCCGGGCGCGAAGAGATGAAGAAAAGGCTTGGCGATATCCTCACCATGCTGGAGCGCGGGGGCATCGAGACGAGCACCCATGCCACAGCCGGGGAGGGCGACGCCTCCATCGCGGCGGCCGATGCGGCTGACCGCGGCTTCGACATGATCATCGCCGCCGGCGGAGACGGCACGCTCTACGAGGTCATCAACGGCCTCGGCGAGAAGGAGAACCGCCCGCCGCTCGGCATTCTGCCGGTCGGCACGACCAACGACTTCGCCCGGGCGCTCGGCATTCCGCGCAACCTGGAATATGCGTGCGAGCTCATCACACGCCAATATACCCGTCCCATCGACGTCGGCCGCGCGGGCAAGAAGTACTTCATCAATATCGCCGGCGGCGGCTCCATGACGGAGCTGACCTACGAGGTGCCGAGCAAGCTCAAGACGCTGATCGGGCAGCTCGCCTATTACATGAAGGGTCTGGAGAAGATGACGCGCCTGCGCGCCACCGAGGTATCCATCCAGGCGGAGGGAATTCCGGACATCCATGAGGAGATCATGCTTTTCCTCATCTGCAACAGCAACTCCGTCGGCGGCTTCGAGAAGCTGGCCCCCGATGCGAGGCTGGACGACGGCCTGTTCGAGGTCGTCGTGCTCAAGAAATGCAACCTGGCGGAGTTCATCCGCATCGTCACGCTCGCCCTGCGCGGCGAGCATTTCAACGACCCGCATCTGATTCACTTCAAGACGCCGCGCATGCAGATCACTACGCCGGACTACGTCCAGCTCAATCTCGACGGCGAGTACGGCGGCACGCTGCCCTGCATGTTCACGATGCTTCCTTCGCATTTGAATATCTTTGTGGACCAGGATGGGAAGGCTAGCTACTAG
- a CDS encoding CbiX/SirB N-terminal domain-containing protein codes for MQASATPSSSFPSPIVRPGILVISHGSRDGGWVALVDEAVEAAAIRLQQPAGPVPVVSSFLELVDGRLIQDGVDELLGRGVTDMLVLPLFVSSGATHVDDIMQAFGQPPAGKRAGELGMFRVGGARIHPGRPIDDEPEIAELLLANIRELSRDPASEALLLIGHGSREPVFHGRWREGMTRMAERIRAAGGFARAETAMLLPDQAACKLSAMRRKRPRERVIVVPLFLSQGYFTTSVIPGRLSELEYEYNGRGMLPDEAVVRWMRRQMLQWLEQAGG; via the coding sequence TTGCAAGCATCGGCGACGCCATCATCCTCTTTTCCTTCCCCGATTGTCCGTCCCGGCATTCTTGTCATCAGCCACGGCTCCCGCGACGGGGGCTGGGTGGCGCTCGTGGACGAAGCCGTCGAGGCGGCAGCGATACGACTTCAGCAACCGGCCGGCCCTGTGCCGGTCGTTTCGTCGTTCCTGGAGCTCGTGGACGGGCGTCTGATCCAGGACGGGGTCGACGAGCTGCTGGGACGCGGAGTGACGGATATGCTCGTGCTGCCGCTGTTCGTCTCGTCGGGAGCGACGCATGTCGACGACATCATGCAGGCGTTCGGCCAGCCTCCTGCGGGGAAGCGGGCAGGAGAGCTCGGGATGTTTCGTGTCGGCGGCGCCCGCATCCATCCCGGCCGGCCGATCGACGACGAGCCGGAGATCGCGGAGCTGCTGCTCGCGAATATCCGGGAGCTCTCCCGCGATCCGGCGAGCGAGGCGCTGCTGCTGATCGGCCACGGCTCGCGCGAGCCTGTGTTCCACGGCCGCTGGCGCGAAGGGATGACCCGGATGGCGGAGCGGATCCGGGCTGCGGGCGGCTTCGCCCGCGCGGAGACGGCGATGCTGCTGCCGGATCAGGCGGCATGCAAGCTGTCGGCGATGCGGCGCAAGCGGCCTCGGGAGCGCGTCATCGTCGTTCCGCTTTTTCTTAGCCAAGGATATTTCACAACCTCGGTGATTCCCGGACGCCTGAGTGAGTTAGAATATGAATATAATGGTCGGGGGATGCTCCCGGATGAAGCGGTCGTCCGCTGGATGCGGCGGCAGATGCTGCAGTGGCTGGAACAAGCAGGAGGATGA
- a CDS encoding YerC/YecD family TrpR-related protein gives MQLKKLNDKAIDQLFEAVLTLKSVEECYVFFDDLCTVNEVQSLSQRLEVARMLGKGSTYNQIEAETGASTATISRVKRCLNYGNDGYKMTLDRLNR, from the coding sequence ATGCAGCTAAAGAAGCTGAACGATAAAGCAATCGACCAATTATTCGAAGCGGTGCTCACGCTCAAGAGCGTGGAAGAATGTTATGTGTTTTTTGACGACCTGTGCACGGTCAACGAGGTCCAGTCCCTCTCTCAGCGTCTGGAAGTCGCGCGCATGCTGGGCAAGGGAAGCACCTATAACCAGATCGAAGCCGAGACGGGAGCGAGCACGGCGACGATCTCGCGCGTCAAGCGCTGCCTGAACTACGGCAATGACGGGTACAAGATGACCCTCGACCGCCTGAACCGCTAA
- a CDS encoding inorganic phosphate transporter gives MDTTFVVMIAVVFLALAFDFINGFHDTANAIATSVSTRALKPRVAIIMAAVMNFVGALSFTGVAKTIGGSVADPATLAHGEQIVIAALLGAIIWNLVTWWFGIPSSSSHALIGGLAGAVIAADGFGAINAGGFTNIIKGLIFSPFIAFAIGFTLMWILKLIFANGNPHQLNKGFRTGQIITAAFQSYTHGTNDAQKAMGIITFALVAAGIQDHLEVPLWVKLSAATAMALGTSVGGWKIIKTMGTKIFKIEPINGFAADLGSAAVIFTATLIHFPVSTTHVITSSLLGVGSAKRFANVKWSMAGRIVISWIITIPIAMGLSALMYKIIEWIFL, from the coding sequence ATGGATACTACATTTGTCGTCATGATAGCGGTGGTGTTTCTGGCGTTGGCATTCGATTTCATCAACGGATTCCACGACACGGCCAACGCCATCGCCACCTCGGTCTCGACCCGGGCGCTCAAGCCGCGCGTAGCCATCATCATGGCCGCCGTCATGAACTTTGTCGGCGCGCTCAGCTTCACCGGCGTCGCCAAGACGATCGGCGGCAGCGTCGCCGACCCGGCCACGCTCGCCCACGGCGAGCAGATCGTCATCGCGGCGCTGCTCGGCGCCATCATCTGGAACCTGGTCACCTGGTGGTTCGGCATCCCGTCGTCCTCCTCCCACGCGCTGATCGGCGGCCTTGCCGGCGCAGTCATCGCGGCGGACGGCTTCGGAGCCATCAACGCAGGCGGCTTCACGAACATCATCAAGGGCCTGATCTTCTCTCCGTTCATCGCCTTTGCGATCGGCTTCACGCTCATGTGGATTCTGAAGCTGATCTTCGCCAACGGCAACCCTCATCAGCTCAACAAGGGCTTCCGCACCGGCCAGATCATCACGGCTGCATTCCAGTCGTATACGCACGGCACCAACGACGCGCAGAAGGCGATGGGCATCATCACCTTCGCGCTCGTGGCCGCAGGCATCCAGGACCATCTGGAGGTTCCGCTGTGGGTCAAGCTGTCCGCAGCGACGGCGATGGCGCTCGGCACGTCGGTCGGCGGCTGGAAGATCATCAAGACGATGGGCACCAAAATCTTCAAGATCGAGCCAATCAACGGCTTCGCGGCCGATCTCGGCTCTGCCGCCGTCATCTTCACCGCGACGCTGATCCACTTCCCGGTCAGCACGACGCATGTCATCACATCGTCCCTGCTCGGCGTCGGCAGCGCGAAGCGCTTCGCCAACGTCAAGTGGAGCATGGCGGGACGCATCGTCATCTCGTGGATCATCACGATTCCGATCGCGATGGGCCTGTCCGCCCTGATGTACAAGATCATCGAGTGGATCTTCCTGTAG
- a CDS encoding DUF47 family protein — protein sequence MAKKNIFFKTLEEMADTIVECVEYFARGVEDLTNVGEFAKVMKDYESQCDRYTHTIIMELNKTFITPIEREDIMALTTALDDVVDEIEACSSRFEMYQVTDHDEYIRLFADNLVRNSHQVKKAIYLLSQKKLLAIREPNIAINELENQADDLLRVCIKALFTNVKDPIELIKRKELYEMLEQTTDYFEDVANTLETIIMRNS from the coding sequence ATGGCCAAGAAGAATATTTTCTTCAAGACGCTGGAAGAGATGGCGGACACAATTGTCGAATGCGTGGAGTATTTCGCCCGCGGTGTCGAGGATCTGACGAATGTCGGCGAGTTTGCCAAGGTGATGAAAGATTACGAGAGCCAGTGCGACCGCTATACACATACGATCATTATGGAGCTCAACAAGACGTTCATTACGCCGATCGAGCGCGAGGACATCATGGCGCTGACGACGGCTCTCGACGATGTCGTGGACGAGATCGAGGCCTGCTCCTCCCGCTTCGAGATGTATCAGGTTACCGACCATGACGAATACATCCGCCTGTTCGCAGACAATCTGGTCCGCAACTCGCATCAAGTCAAGAAAGCGATCTACCTGCTGTCCCAGAAAAAGCTGCTTGCCATCCGCGAGCCGAATATCGCCATCAACGAGCTGGAGAACCAGGCCGACGATCTGCTGCGCGTCTGCATCAAGGCGCTCTTCACGAACGTCAAGGACCCGATCGAGCTCATCAAGCGCAAGGAACTGTATGAAATGCTGGAGCAGACGACCGACTACTTCGAGGACGTCGCCAACACGCTTGAAACCATCATCATGCGTAACAGCTAA
- a CDS encoding DUF3048 domain-containing protein has protein sequence MHMELRSPGLLPRPRRFKTAAALLLAAGLLLGGCGSPASVQPTAAPTSAPAPESPSPEPSPSAPPEQAGPAAPLTGLPLADGAALTERPYTVMVNNFSAARPQSGLTHADMLWEVLAEGGITRLIAVFQSDAGYNGAVGPVRSIRPYLIEIGESFHGVLTHAGASTDAYDILQHQGKPYLDEISNAGGYYWRDKTRKAPHNLYTDLEKITKIAERKGYLKSAGGPSYTFSSSPAVDAASPAATSVELKFQLQNYKVAYEYDAGSATYKRFIDGKPHEDRETKEQLSAANLVVIGAKHRAYDDYGRLEVGLKDGGPALLIQRGQVMEAQWKRGSDGSFRLVKDGRELSFVPGKTFWHVMPLDPSLEGHVTYS, from the coding sequence ATGCACATGGAACTGCGGAGCCCCGGCTTGCTGCCCCGTCCCAGGCGCTTCAAGACGGCGGCAGCGCTGCTGCTGGCCGCCGGCTTGCTGCTCGGCGGATGCGGCTCTCCCGCCTCGGTGCAGCCGACGGCGGCGCCGACATCGGCGCCCGCCCCGGAGAGCCCGTCGCCGGAGCCGAGCCCTTCCGCTCCGCCGGAGCAGGCCGGACCGGCCGCGCCGCTGACGGGGCTGCCGCTGGCGGACGGAGCCGCCCTGACGGAAAGGCCGTATACGGTCATGGTCAACAACTTCTCCGCGGCTCGCCCCCAGAGCGGGCTGACCCATGCGGACATGCTGTGGGAGGTGCTCGCCGAAGGCGGAATCACAAGGCTGATCGCCGTCTTCCAGAGCGACGCCGGGTACAACGGAGCCGTCGGCCCCGTCCGCAGCATCCGGCCCTATCTGATCGAGATCGGAGAGTCTTTCCACGGCGTCCTCACGCATGCGGGCGCGAGCACGGACGCCTACGATATCCTGCAGCATCAGGGCAAGCCGTATCTCGACGAGATATCCAATGCGGGCGGCTACTACTGGCGGGACAAGACGCGCAAGGCGCCGCATAACCTGTACACCGATCTGGAGAAGATCACGAAGATCGCCGAGCGCAAGGGCTATCTGAAGTCGGCGGGAGGGCCTTCCTATACCTTCTCCTCGAGCCCTGCGGTGGATGCCGCCTCTCCTGCGGCCACCTCCGTGGAGCTGAAGTTCCAGCTGCAGAATTACAAGGTTGCCTATGAGTACGATGCCGGCTCGGCAACGTACAAGCGCTTCATCGACGGCAAGCCGCATGAGGACCGGGAGACCAAGGAGCAGCTCTCCGCCGCCAATCTGGTCGTCATCGGGGCCAAGCACCGGGCGTACGACGATTATGGACGGCTGGAGGTCGGCCTGAAGGATGGAGGGCCGGCGCTGCTCATCCAGCGCGGGCAGGTCATGGAGGCGCAGTGGAAGCGGGGCTCGGACGGCTCGTTCCGCCTCGTGAAGGACGGGCGGGAGCTGAGCTTCGTGCCGGGCAAGACGTTCTGGCATGTCATGCCGCTCGATCCTTCGCTTGAGGGGCATGTCACGTACAGCTGA
- a CDS encoding GerAB/ArcD/ProY family transporter, with translation MNPGSHIRTIGIWTSLSLALLSSGAVANIIVPPYILSLARNDAWVSVLAAVPAGLLWATGAWYVVKRLDGRSLESWLQQTLGSFFSWAFRLLAVLALFLQASTTMWETGHIAVRSYMANMPLLLIAGSMVLLCAFSAMSGLRAIGLTSVILIPIAIVLDALLLMLNRPNQDYRQLFPVLQHGYAPMLTGAGLALVSMMEIWTLIWMQQEVKGTFRWHHFAFSALFLAWLSLIPIISAITVFGPIEAVRLRNPVLEVWRVVSLGRTIEHIDLFAIVQRISSGFARISLEFYLMVRLLGFKSLQGRSWAMAAISAAVLAIAVWPIPDTAVIRYMTYVQYPFFLAGGVLMVSFLAAVLGWTGSGKKGNKETEAAES, from the coding sequence ATGAATCCCGGCTCGCATATTCGAACCATCGGCATCTGGACCAGCCTCTCTCTCGCCCTGCTGAGCAGCGGGGCTGTCGCCAACATCATCGTTCCGCCTTATATCCTCAGCCTGGCGCGGAACGACGCCTGGGTATCCGTGCTCGCGGCGGTTCCCGCCGGGCTACTCTGGGCGACAGGCGCCTGGTATGTCGTGAAGCGCCTCGACGGCCGCTCTCTGGAATCGTGGCTCCAGCAGACGCTCGGCTCCTTCTTCTCCTGGGCATTCCGGCTCCTGGCCGTTCTGGCGCTGTTCCTGCAGGCGTCCACGACGATGTGGGAGACCGGCCATATCGCTGTCCGCAGCTACATGGCGAACATGCCGCTCCTTCTGATCGCCGGCTCGATGGTCTTGCTCTGCGCCTTCTCGGCTATGAGCGGCCTGCGCGCCATCGGACTCACGAGCGTCATTCTCATCCCGATCGCGATCGTGCTGGACGCGCTGCTGCTCATGCTCAACCGGCCGAACCAGGATTACCGCCAGCTGTTTCCCGTTCTCCAGCACGGCTACGCTCCTATGCTGACCGGCGCCGGTCTTGCGCTCGTCTCCATGATGGAGATCTGGACGCTGATCTGGATGCAGCAGGAAGTCAAGGGAACGTTCCGGTGGCATCACTTCGCCTTCAGCGCCCTCTTCCTGGCCTGGCTCTCTCTCATTCCGATCATCTCGGCCATCACCGTATTCGGGCCCATAGAGGCCGTCCGTCTGCGCAATCCGGTGCTGGAGGTATGGCGCGTCGTCTCGCTGGGCAGAACCATCGAGCATATCGATCTGTTCGCCATCGTACAGCGGATTTCCAGCGGCTTCGCCCGCATTTCCCTTGAATTCTATCTCATGGTCCGGCTTCTCGGCTTCAAATCCCTCCAAGGCCGGAGCTGGGCGATGGCGGCCATCTCGGCTGCCGTGCTGGCCATCGCGGTGTGGCCGATTCCGGACACGGCCGTCATCCGGTACATGACCTACGTCCAATATCCGTTCTTCCTCGCCGGAGGCGTGCTCATGGTCTCGTTCCTCGCCGCCGTGCTGGGATGGACAGGCAGCGGGAAAAAAGGAAACAAGGAAACGGAGGCTGCCGAATCATGA
- a CDS encoding spore germination protein, with the protein MNAKVQEAFPSYEALSKWYAGNDDVAVLRFPHPQPQPQGDLAAASVGASSVAKNDAEPERTAPLPSSVMETDTASRSESIAGSKSSVAADTGSGGPQLLLLYCSSMADVRLQNRILPQARAGLPQRLQAAAGDRQEDMPDGWKPLEHPGSSGDSGIGWQALLNSLIFQAEAILLDPVSRQAWSALAGSIPGRTPSEAATEVSVRGPKDGFVEQIEVNTALIRFRLRSPALKCEHLWIGDRSRTKVAILYESSIANPALSDGIRSRLLQLKVDDVGSVRQLQDLLVGKSWTLVPLSTYTGRPDFAVECLMNGRVVIMLEGNPTVIVAPANLFLLMKAAEDVQSNYMYVNFTRLLRYVCLFISAFLPGLYVALALFHVDQIPFSLLATILNARRGLPLNVEQEMILALLLIEIFREAGARLPGAIGQTLTVVGGLIIGDAAVRSGLVSPVMIVIAAMTFVAGSTLVNQSLSGAVTLIRFYCFVCSAMLGIFGFMLAVISVAVYLARLESFGVPFLAPLSPMRPKDLLTGLFILPFRRKPERPGYLDVQDPFK; encoded by the coding sequence ATGAACGCAAAGGTGCAGGAAGCCTTCCCGAGCTATGAAGCTCTCTCGAAATGGTATGCCGGCAATGATGATGTGGCCGTTCTGCGGTTTCCCCATCCGCAACCGCAGCCGCAAGGCGATCTCGCCGCAGCGAGCGTCGGGGCTTCTTCTGTGGCCAAGAACGATGCCGAGCCGGAAAGGACCGCTCCTCTCCCGAGCTCGGTTATGGAGACCGACACGGCAAGCCGCTCGGAATCAATAGCCGGCTCCAAAAGCAGCGTGGCTGCCGATACCGGCTCGGGTGGCCCCCAGCTGCTGCTTCTCTACTGCAGCTCGATGGCGGATGTGCGGCTGCAGAACCGCATCCTTCCGCAAGCCCGGGCCGGCTTGCCGCAACGCCTGCAGGCCGCGGCAGGAGACCGGCAGGAAGACATGCCGGACGGCTGGAAGCCGCTTGAGCATCCGGGCAGCTCCGGCGATTCGGGGATCGGCTGGCAGGCGCTGCTGAACAGCCTCATTTTCCAGGCGGAAGCCATTCTCCTCGATCCCGTCTCCCGGCAGGCCTGGTCCGCGCTTGCGGGCAGCATCCCGGGACGCACGCCTTCCGAGGCGGCGACGGAGGTGTCGGTCCGCGGTCCCAAGGACGGCTTCGTCGAGCAGATCGAGGTCAATACTGCGCTCATCCGCTTCCGCCTCCGCTCCCCGGCTCTGAAATGCGAGCATCTCTGGATCGGCGACCGGTCCCGCACCAAGGTCGCCATCCTGTACGAGAGCTCCATCGCCAACCCGGCTCTCTCCGACGGCATCCGGAGCAGGCTGCTGCAGCTGAAGGTCGACGACGTCGGCTCGGTGCGCCAGCTGCAGGACCTGCTCGTCGGGAAATCCTGGACTCTCGTGCCGCTGTCCACGTACACCGGGAGGCCGGACTTCGCGGTGGAATGCCTCATGAACGGGCGGGTCGTCATCATGCTCGAGGGCAATCCGACGGTCATCGTCGCTCCCGCCAATCTGTTCCTCCTGATGAAGGCGGCCGAGGATGTCCAATCCAATTACATGTACGTCAATTTCACCCGGCTGCTGCGCTATGTCTGCCTGTTCATCTCCGCTTTCCTGCCGGGGTTGTATGTGGCCTTGGCGCTGTTCCATGTGGATCAGATTCCGTTCAGCCTGCTTGCGACGATCCTGAACGCCAGGCGCGGCCTGCCGCTCAACGTGGAGCAGGAGATGATCCTCGCCCTGCTGCTGATCGAAATATTCCGCGAAGCCGGCGCCCGCCTGCCCGGCGCGATCGGCCAGACGCTGACCGTCGTCGGCGGCCTGATCATCGGGGATGCCGCCGTCCGCTCCGGCCTCGTCTCCCCCGTCATGATCGTCATCGCCGCCATGACATTCGTCGCAGGCTCCACGCTGGTCAACCAGAGCCTTTCCGGGGCTGTGACGCTGATCCGCTTCTACTGCTTCGTCTGTTCCGCCATGCTCGGCATCTTCGGCTTCATGCTGGCGGTGATCAGTGTCGCCGTTTACCTCGCGCGCCTGGAGTCGTTCGGCGTTCCGTTCCTGGCTCCGCTGTCGCCGATGCGTCCGAAGGATCTGCTGACGGGGCTGTTTATCCTCCCGTTCCGGCGCAAGCCCGAGCGGCCGGGCTATCTCGACGTCCAGGACCCGTTCAAATGA
- a CDS encoding Ger(x)C family spore germination protein, whose product MKLSSLSPAIRLAPALLLLALTAGCFKSEISANLMFVKAVGIDYDEESKDYTVYVQMLDFSNEAKRESAPGSENATPIWTGKGKAKDINMAFSQMYESSQMRMSFTHVSALLLSRKAKEHMTSYDYREVLGAHPEVRFNIWIYGTQESLEDIFTAKGFFNLSDTTTLLHMPEESYKQQSLIQPVYLFRFLREVNHPALTAYVPELSLDKKSWKLMEKPSSKMKVDGACFYRGGKFAGMLTEEQLEGWTWMNPNMKNKLFMVKKGALDLGTAHMQAPKVKIGLKLDAQGRPRYHARVSIKGIQQTMMEPIAMKEMEEFAAGQIKRQIEAVYRNALAIEADPFGLEEIMYRKHPGRWKQLTRDGKEYMLRKDSFDVEVAVDLQTSGKYKPL is encoded by the coding sequence ATGAAGCTCTCCAGCCTGTCCCCGGCCATCCGCCTTGCTCCTGCGCTGCTTCTGCTTGCGCTGACTGCGGGCTGCTTCAAGAGCGAGATCTCCGCCAACCTGATGTTCGTCAAAGCCGTCGGCATCGACTACGACGAGGAGAGCAAGGACTACACCGTCTATGTCCAGATGCTGGACTTCAGCAACGAAGCCAAGCGGGAGAGCGCGCCGGGATCGGAGAACGCGACTCCGATCTGGACCGGCAAAGGCAAGGCGAAGGACATCAACATGGCCTTCAGCCAAATGTACGAGTCGTCCCAGATGCGGATGAGCTTCACCCATGTATCGGCTCTGCTGCTGTCCCGGAAAGCCAAGGAGCATATGACCAGCTATGATTACCGCGAGGTTCTAGGAGCTCACCCCGAGGTGCGGTTCAACATCTGGATCTACGGCACGCAGGAATCGCTGGAGGATATATTCACGGCCAAGGGCTTCTTCAACCTGTCCGACACGACAACGCTGCTGCATATGCCGGAGGAGAGCTACAAGCAGCAATCCCTGATCCAACCTGTATATCTGTTCCGGTTCCTGCGGGAGGTGAACCATCCGGCTCTTACCGCTTACGTGCCGGAGCTGTCTTTGGACAAGAAGAGCTGGAAGCTGATGGAGAAGCCGAGCTCAAAGATGAAAGTCGACGGGGCTTGCTTCTATCGCGGAGGAAAATTCGCCGGGATGCTGACCGAGGAGCAGCTGGAGGGCTGGACCTGGATGAACCCCAACATGAAGAACAAGCTGTTCATGGTGAAAAAAGGGGCGCTCGACCTCGGCACCGCCCATATGCAAGCTCCCAAGGTCAAGATCGGCCTGAAGCTCGATGCCCAGGGCCGCCCCCGGTATCACGCCCGCGTCAGCATCAAGGGCATCCAGCAGACGATGATGGAGCCGATTGCGATGAAGGAGATGGAGGAGTTCGCTGCCGGACAGATCAAGCGGCAGATCGAAGCGGTCTATCGGAACGCGCTGGCGATCGAAGCCGATCCTTTCGGCCTGGAGGAGATCATGTACCGCAAACATCCCGGACGCTGGAAGCAGCTGACCCGGGATGGCAAGGAGTATATGCTGAGGAAAGATTCCTTCGATGTGGAAGTTGCCGTGGATTTGCAGACGTCGGGGAAATACAAGCCGCTGTGA